Part of the Shewanella eurypsychrophilus genome is shown below.
TTGTCCAACTAGGAAGAGAACAGCTCAAGCGCTATGTGACTACTTGTCTCGTGCGAGAGATGATAGCCATTAAGCCAATCTATTATCGTCGCTTCGGTCTGCAGATATGGCGTCATAGTTTGCAGGTGGCCTTTTTGTCTACTCAGTTCACCGATGGACTCTCGGTCGAAGAGCAAGAGGCCGCATTTATGTTGGGCTTACTGCATGATGTAGGAAAAATTGCCATCTTCAAGATGCTATTGGACGAGTTTCAACTGGCAGAACCCGGAGAGCAACCTAACTCTTGGCTGTTTAGGCAGGTAATGACGAGCAAATCATTGACGCTCAGTGCTCTGCTTGCTCAATGTTGGCAGCTACCTAAAAGTTTCGAGTCATCGCTAAGTCAACTGGCGAACCTAAATAGTAAGCCCGTAAAGCCGCTACCTGCCGTGGTATGGCGAGCGAATCTGATCAGTGAATGTTCTATGTTATTTCAAGCCAATAAACTTGATGATGCCTGTTTAACGCGTTTACTTATTGATGCTGACTTGAGCCGCGAAGAGTTTGCTATTTTGCATGACAAGCTGAAAGAGATTTAAAAGAAGAAGCCTCAGCAAGGGCTGAGGCTTCTTTAGTTCCTAGGTACTAGTTTCTAGGACCTTCTTACTGCAGCAAAGATATATCCGCTGCATGTAAGAACTGCTCACGTAGGCTAGAAAGTAGCGCTAAGCGGTTATTCTTCAATGCTTCATCATCAGCCATAACCATCACATCTTCGAAGAAGGTATCAACACTTTCTCGTAGTCCAGCCAGAAGTGCTAAGGCTTGCTGATAGTCTGCCGCAGCAAACAGAGGAGCAAGTTGCGGTTGTAGCTCATTGAGCTTCGCGGCTAACGCTTTCTCTGCGCCCTCTACAAGTAGGCTTGCATCGATAGTCGCTGGCAAATCGCCTTCAACTTTAGCCAAAATATTCGATACACGCTTATTGGCTGCAGCTAGAGCAGATGCCTGCTCTAGCGTTCTGAAGTGAGCTACCGCTTTGATACGGCTATTGAAATCTGCTGGG
Proteins encoded:
- a CDS encoding HDOD domain-containing protein, which encodes MVRKLFNKLFNIRQKTSIAQPKGFRNDTSVQDELANISTKPQKQTATEEVPISDSVDVSALFYSLLFPAKTTDTGGVANNLEKAVIADVEHALSSPQGIADKVLKLPTRIAELNTRLSDDSVEIKQLIQLIQQDPVLSVDLLKLCNSPAFRRGDNEVTSLQQAFVQLGREQLKRYVTTCLVREMIAIKPIYYRRFGLQIWRHSLQVAFLSTQFTDGLSVEEQEAAFMLGLLHDVGKIAIFKMLLDEFQLAEPGEQPNSWLFRQVMTSKSLTLSALLAQCWQLPKSFESSLSQLANLNSKPVKPLPAVVWRANLISECSMLFQANKLDDACLTRLLIDADLSREEFAILHDKLKEI